A window of the Streptomyces sp. JB150 genome harbors these coding sequences:
- a CDS encoding L,D-transpeptidase: protein MGDKSRRATVVLGTTALVAPLTLALGAAPAQAASCTTQTGPYQKQVEKFLGRPVDGVQSAADCKAIQAFQTKHGIQPNAGYAGPVTWGVMDLMLKQKAVGNNPNKAGKCPVNKGRIACVNLTLQLSWIQDGKKLVYGPVPVRTGRDGDETRTGLKKIYWRNIDHVSSIYDVPMPYAQFFDGGQAFHQANVSMWNPPGSRGCVNLTKTDAKKYWSLLKTGDDVFVYGRKPGT from the coding sequence ATGGGGGACAAAAGCAGACGGGCAACCGTCGTTCTGGGTACCACCGCACTGGTGGCCCCGCTCACACTCGCGCTCGGCGCCGCTCCGGCGCAGGCGGCGAGCTGTACGACCCAGACGGGGCCGTACCAGAAGCAGGTCGAGAAGTTCCTCGGCCGGCCCGTCGACGGCGTCCAGTCCGCCGCCGACTGCAAGGCGATCCAGGCCTTCCAGACCAAGCACGGCATCCAGCCGAACGCCGGCTACGCGGGCCCCGTGACCTGGGGCGTGATGGACCTGATGCTGAAGCAGAAGGCCGTGGGGAACAATCCCAACAAGGCCGGCAAGTGCCCGGTGAACAAGGGTCGCATCGCCTGCGTGAACCTCACCCTCCAGCTCAGCTGGATCCAGGACGGCAAGAAGCTCGTCTACGGCCCCGTCCCGGTCCGTACCGGGCGCGACGGCGACGAGACCCGCACCGGCCTGAAGAAGATCTACTGGCGCAACATCGACCACGTCTCCTCCATCTACGACGTGCCGATGCCCTACGCCCAGTTCTTCGACGGCGGCCAGGCCTTCCACCAGGCCAACGTCAGCATGTGGAACCCGCCGGGCTCGCGCGGCTGCGTCAACCTGACGAAGACGGACGCCAAGAAGTACTGGTCGCTGCTGAAGACCGGCGACGACGTCTTCGTGTACGGCCGCAAGCCGGGCACCTGA
- a CDS encoding S1 family peptidase, producing MRHVRRRIVRRAARLAAVGGLLLGGTMVTQAVASPPPPVPPVTGPGLVERLGAERTAGSWLGADGRPVVAVTDRDTAAEVRRAGATPKVVRHSLRELKSATASLRSAPRVAGTAWAVDYRRNEVVVRADRTVSAADWDRLAQLAEEVGGFVRMERSAGTFTTRLNGARPILSTSGRCSAGFNVTDGRREFILTAGHCGPTGSVWFADDQGAREVGRTVAGRFPGADYSLVRYAGDRAGGGADVVAIGAGRGVRITGAAEPAVGQRVFRSGSTTGLRDGRVTALDATVNYPEGTVTGLIETDVCAEPGDSGGPLFAEGIALGVTSGGSGDCRGGGTTFFQPVTEAMDQLGVRLITAAGAGSPAPSSSASQDASAPGVPAQAAGGGAAPSLYARLADPRTAGPGLLVIAGSLVALVATRWIRTEQDRRAYQRQYSASWS from the coding sequence ATGAGGCACGTACGACGACGGATCGTCCGGCGAGCGGCACGGCTGGCGGCCGTCGGCGGTCTGCTGCTCGGCGGGACGATGGTCACGCAGGCCGTGGCGAGCCCGCCGCCGCCTGTCCCGCCCGTCACCGGTCCGGGTCTCGTCGAGCGGCTCGGCGCCGAGCGGACCGCGGGCAGCTGGCTCGGCGCGGACGGGCGGCCGGTGGTCGCGGTCACCGACCGGGACACGGCCGCAGAGGTCCGCCGGGCGGGTGCCACGCCCAAGGTGGTGCGGCACAGCCTGCGGGAGCTGAAGTCGGCCACCGCGTCGCTGCGTTCGGCGCCGCGGGTGGCCGGCACGGCGTGGGCGGTGGACTACCGGCGCAACGAGGTGGTGGTACGGGCCGACCGCACCGTCTCCGCCGCCGACTGGGACCGGCTCGCGCAACTCGCCGAGGAGGTCGGCGGGTTCGTCCGGATGGAGCGCTCGGCGGGCACCTTCACCACCCGGCTGAACGGGGCGCGGCCCATCCTGTCGACGAGCGGGCGCTGTTCGGCGGGGTTCAACGTGACCGACGGGCGGCGCGAGTTCATCCTGACCGCCGGGCACTGCGGGCCCACGGGCTCCGTGTGGTTCGCGGACGACCAGGGCGCGCGGGAGGTGGGCCGGACGGTCGCGGGGCGGTTCCCGGGCGCGGACTACTCGCTGGTGCGGTACGCCGGCGACCGGGCGGGCGGGGGCGCCGACGTGGTGGCGATCGGTGCGGGGAGAGGCGTACGGATCACGGGGGCGGCCGAACCGGCCGTCGGGCAGCGGGTGTTCCGCAGCGGCAGCACGACCGGGCTGCGCGACGGGCGGGTGACGGCGCTGGACGCGACGGTGAACTATCCGGAGGGCACGGTCACGGGCCTGATCGAGACGGACGTCTGCGCCGAGCCCGGGGACAGCGGCGGGCCGCTGTTCGCGGAGGGGATCGCGCTGGGGGTGACGTCCGGGGGCAGCGGGGACTGCCGCGGTGGCGGGACGACGTTCTTCCAGCCGGTGACGGAGGCGATGGACCAGCTCGGTGTGCGGCTGATCACGGCGGCCGGGGCCGGCTCGCCGGCTCCGTCGTCCTCCGCGAGTCAGGACGCGAGCGCGCCGGGCGTGCCGGCTCAGGCGGCGGGCGGCGGGGCGGCGCCGTCGCTGTACGCGCGGCTGGCGGACCCGCGCACCGCGGGTCCGGGGCTGCTGGTGATCGCGGGAAGCCTGGTCGCGCTGGTGGCCACGCGGTGGATCCGCACGGAGCAGGACCGCAGGGCCTACCAGCGCCAGTACTCGGCGAGCTGGAGTTGA
- a CDS encoding SAM-dependent methyltransferase, translated as MTENPPTTDGVADSLRERINTSQPHTARIWNYWLGGKDNYEVDRAAGDQIRRLHPGIGAYAQADRLFLGRAVRHLVQEEGIRQFLDIGTGLPTADNTHEVAQRLAPDARIVYVDNDPLVLAHARALLTSTPEGRTDYLDEDLRNVDAILEHAGKTLDFSKPVGLILLGVVIFIGDDEDPYGLVRRLVDALPSGSHLVLSHTVTSPSMPDVDEAVKFWNEHGTPKLTQRTPEQVTRFFDGLELLEPGVVSCSRWRPEGGDGTEPEQVAMFGGVARKN; from the coding sequence GTGACCGAGAACCCGCCCACCACGGACGGCGTGGCCGATTCCCTGCGCGAGCGCATCAACACCTCCCAGCCGCACACGGCCCGGATCTGGAACTACTGGCTGGGCGGCAAGGACAACTACGAGGTGGACCGCGCGGCCGGCGACCAGATCCGCCGACTGCACCCGGGCATCGGCGCGTACGCGCAGGCCGACCGCCTCTTCCTGGGCCGTGCCGTGCGCCATCTCGTCCAGGAGGAGGGCATCCGCCAGTTCCTGGACATCGGCACCGGGCTGCCGACCGCCGACAACACCCACGAGGTCGCCCAGCGGCTCGCCCCGGACGCGCGGATCGTCTACGTCGACAACGACCCGCTCGTCCTGGCGCACGCCCGCGCGCTGCTGACCAGCACGCCCGAGGGCCGCACCGACTACCTCGACGAGGACCTGCGCAACGTCGACGCCATCCTCGAACACGCGGGCAAGACGCTGGACTTCAGCAAGCCGGTGGGCCTGATCCTGCTCGGCGTGGTCATCTTCATCGGCGACGACGAGGACCCGTACGGCCTGGTGCGGCGGCTGGTGGACGCGCTGCCGTCGGGCAGCCACCTGGTGCTGTCGCACACCGTCACCTCGCCGTCGATGCCGGACGTGGACGAGGCGGTGAAGTTCTGGAACGAGCACGGCACCCCGAAGCTGACCCAGCGCACGCCCGAGCAGGTGACCCGCTTCTTCGACGGTCTGGAACTGCTGGAGCCCGGTGTCGTCTCCTGCTCGCGCTGGCGCCCGGAGGGCGGCGACGGGACCGAGCCGGAGCAGGTGGCGATGTTCGGTGGGGTGGCCCGCAAGAACTGA
- a CDS encoding aminotransferase class I/II-fold pyridoxal phosphate-dependent enzyme, which yields MTGIPHETTGEPNPLRALGLPELRRRTSEKWRTYPEDVLPLWVAEMDVPLAEPVVRALTEALALGDTGYPAGTGYAEALAAFAAKRWGWDGIAVERTAIVPDVMLGVVEMLKLVTGPGDTVVINPPVYPPFYPFVTHLDRRVAEAPLGPGARIDLAALEEAFRAAVAGGRRAAYLLCSPHNPTGTVHTAEELSAVAALAERYGVRVVADEIHAPLVLDGAAFVPWLSVPGAERGLSLMSASKGWNLAGLKAALAVAGPGAADDLARLPEEVGDGPSHLGVIAHTAALRDGTAWLDALLAGLDENRRLLAALLAEHLPAVRYRPGEGTYLAWLDCRALGLGDDPAQAFLDRGRVALNSGLPFGTGGAGHVRLNLATSPELITEAVRRMARTVG from the coding sequence ATGACCGGTATCCCGCACGAGACGACCGGAGAACCCAACCCGCTGCGCGCCCTCGGTCTGCCGGAGCTCCGCCGCCGTACGAGCGAGAAGTGGCGGACCTACCCCGAGGACGTGCTGCCCCTGTGGGTGGCCGAGATGGACGTGCCGCTCGCCGAGCCGGTCGTGCGCGCGCTCACCGAGGCCCTGGCGCTCGGCGACACCGGCTACCCGGCCGGTACCGGCTACGCCGAGGCGCTGGCCGCGTTCGCGGCGAAGCGGTGGGGGTGGGACGGCATCGCCGTCGAGCGCACCGCGATCGTGCCCGACGTGATGCTCGGCGTCGTCGAGATGCTGAAGCTCGTGACCGGGCCCGGGGACACGGTCGTGATCAACCCGCCGGTGTACCCGCCGTTCTACCCCTTCGTCACCCACCTGGACCGGCGGGTGGCCGAGGCCCCGCTCGGCCCCGGCGCGCGCATCGACCTCGCGGCACTGGAGGAGGCCTTCCGGGCGGCGGTGGCGGGCGGCCGGCGCGCCGCGTACCTGCTGTGCAGCCCGCACAACCCCACCGGCACCGTGCACACCGCCGAGGAGCTGTCCGCGGTCGCCGCGCTCGCCGAGCGGTACGGGGTGCGGGTCGTCGCCGACGAGATCCACGCGCCGCTGGTCCTGGACGGGGCCGCGTTCGTGCCCTGGCTGAGCGTGCCCGGCGCCGAGCGCGGACTGTCGCTGATGTCGGCGTCGAAGGGATGGAACCTCGCCGGTCTCAAGGCGGCCCTCGCCGTCGCGGGCCCCGGTGCCGCCGACGACCTGGCGCGGCTCCCGGAGGAGGTCGGCGACGGGCCCAGCCATCTCGGCGTCATCGCGCACACCGCGGCGCTCCGTGACGGCACCGCCTGGCTGGACGCCCTGCTGGCCGGCCTCGACGAGAACCGGCGGCTGCTGGCCGCACTGCTGGCCGAGCACCTGCCGGCGGTCCGCTACCGCCCCGGCGAGGGCACCTACCTCGCCTGGCTCGACTGCCGCGCCCTCGGCCTCGGCGACGACCCGGCGCAGGCGTTCCTGGACCGCGGCCGGGTCGCCCTGAACTCGGGCCTCCCGTTCGGCACGGGCGGCGCCGGGCACGTCCGGCTGAACCTGGCCACCTCACCCGAGCTGATCACCGAGGCGGTACGGCGGATGGCACGCACGGTGGGATGA
- a CDS encoding PPOX class F420-dependent oxidoreductase, with protein sequence MDETPTARLGAGKYLLITSYRRNGTGVGTPVWVVEDEGALGVWTAADSWKVKRIRANPSVRIAPCDVRGNPTGDAVEATAEIVDAATTARYRGLIARKYGVLGRLTLLGSRLRRGTAGTVGIRVIPVRTPKSA encoded by the coding sequence ATGGACGAGACGCCCACGGCCCGGCTCGGTGCGGGCAAGTATCTGCTGATCACCAGCTACCGCCGCAACGGCACGGGAGTCGGCACCCCGGTGTGGGTGGTGGAGGACGAGGGCGCCCTGGGCGTGTGGACGGCCGCCGACTCCTGGAAGGTGAAGCGGATCCGCGCCAACCCGTCGGTCCGGATCGCCCCCTGCGACGTGCGCGGCAACCCCACCGGCGACGCCGTCGAGGCCACCGCCGAGATCGTCGACGCGGCCACCACCGCCCGCTACCGCGGGCTGATCGCCCGCAAGTACGGCGTGCTCGGCCGCCTCACGCTGCTCGGCAGCCGGCTGCGGCGCGGGACGGCGGGCACGGTCGGCATCCGGGTGATCCCGGTGCGGACACCGAAGTCCGCCTGA
- a CDS encoding zinc ribbon domain-containing protein, whose translation MYHHSGSAAQQGAGSAAGVLAPARDHRAADEETILFQRCTWCGTAMYHRLLCPVCQGSDLRTERSAGVGTVRHSTVVHRNTPAARNVSLIEMAEGFVVRGRVMGPPIGIHSGDRVRLSTAKDPVRGEPVFQLIDEPYRAWT comes from the coding sequence GTGTACCACCACTCAGGAAGCGCCGCTCAGCAGGGAGCCGGCTCCGCGGCGGGTGTCCTCGCCCCCGCGCGGGACCACCGGGCGGCGGACGAGGAGACGATCCTTTTCCAGCGCTGCACCTGGTGCGGCACCGCGATGTACCACCGGCTGCTGTGTCCGGTGTGCCAGGGCAGCGATCTGCGCACGGAGCGCAGCGCGGGCGTCGGCACGGTCCGCCACTCCACGGTGGTGCACCGCAACACCCCGGCCGCGCGCAATGTGTCGCTGATCGAGATGGCCGAGGGATTCGTGGTGCGGGGCCGGGTCATGGGGCCGCCCATCGGCATCCACAGCGGCGACCGGGTACGGCTGTCCACGGCCAAGGACCCGGTGCGCGGCGAGCCCGTCTTCCAGCTGATCGACGAGCCCTACCGCGCCTGGACCTGA
- a CDS encoding TetR family transcriptional regulator, whose protein sequence is MSSSSAASGGGEKARAAGAKPPMRDALVAAAFRLFLERGYEQTTVDDIVALAGVGRRSFFRYFPSKEDVVFPDHERCLADMEAFLAAGAADAEPVARVCDAARLVLRMYAENPAFSVQRYRLTKQVPGLRAYELSVVWRYERALAEYLRGRFAGRRDGTLRADVIAAAVVAAHNNPLRSWLRSDGQGDAGAAVDHALGFVQSAFGGGPVPSAEERPEDVVVVVSRRGAPLWRVVQELESALGRD, encoded by the coding sequence ATGAGCTCCAGCAGTGCGGCGTCCGGGGGTGGCGAGAAGGCGCGGGCGGCGGGCGCGAAGCCGCCGATGCGGGACGCGCTGGTCGCGGCGGCGTTCCGGCTGTTCCTGGAGCGGGGCTACGAGCAGACCACCGTCGACGACATCGTGGCGCTGGCCGGCGTCGGCCGGCGCTCGTTCTTCCGCTACTTCCCGTCCAAGGAGGACGTGGTCTTCCCCGACCACGAGCGCTGCCTGGCCGACATGGAGGCCTTCCTGGCGGCCGGCGCGGCCGACGCGGAGCCGGTGGCCCGGGTCTGCGACGCGGCCCGCCTGGTGCTGCGGATGTACGCCGAGAACCCCGCCTTCTCCGTGCAGCGCTACCGGCTCACCAAGCAGGTGCCGGGCCTGCGCGCCTACGAGCTGTCGGTGGTGTGGCGCTACGAGCGCGCCCTCGCGGAGTATCTGCGCGGCCGCTTCGCCGGGCGGCGCGACGGCACGCTGCGCGCGGACGTGATCGCGGCGGCCGTCGTCGCGGCGCACAACAACCCGCTGCGGTCCTGGCTGCGCTCCGACGGGCAGGGCGACGCCGGCGCGGCCGTGGACCACGCGCTGGGTTTCGTGCAGTCGGCCTTCGGGGGCGGCCCGGTGCCGTCCGCCGAGGAGCGGCCCGAGGACGTGGTGGTGGTCGTCTCGCGGCGGGGGGCGCCGCTGTGGCGGGTGGTGCAGGAGCTGGAGTCCGCGCTCGGCCGGGACTGA
- a CDS encoding anti-sigma factor antagonist (This anti-anti-sigma factor, or anti-sigma factor antagonist, belongs to a family that includes characterized members SpoIIAA, RsbV, RsfA, and RsfB.) — protein sequence MPESDDRPSPTVGSPALTIGTEPDGGRAHVTVAGELGLDVGEELRGALRAALANADEGIDLDLSGVSFCDCAGLNVLLAVREQALAEGKTLTLARVSPIVERLLSLTGTRSLFTPAAEGNGREPEPGVEVVQLRRAMRTRPAIDLARGVLMASFGLSPQDAWQVLVAVSQRTDTPLHRLADGLVEAVNGESLPEPLRREVAAAVARLGCKGAADAG from the coding sequence ATGCCGGAGTCTGACGACCGCCCGTCGCCGACGGTCGGGAGTCCCGCGCTGACCATCGGGACCGAACCCGATGGCGGTCGCGCACATGTCACGGTGGCCGGCGAACTCGGCCTGGACGTCGGCGAAGAACTGCGGGGCGCCCTGCGGGCTGCCCTCGCGAACGCGGACGAGGGCATCGACCTGGACCTGAGCGGCGTGTCCTTCTGCGACTGTGCGGGACTGAACGTGCTGCTCGCCGTGCGCGAGCAGGCCCTGGCCGAGGGCAAGACCCTCACGCTCGCCCGCGTCTCCCCCATCGTCGAGCGGCTGCTGTCGCTGACCGGCACCCGGTCGCTGTTCACCCCGGCCGCCGAGGGGAACGGCCGTGAGCCGGAGCCGGGTGTGGAGGTCGTCCAGCTGCGCCGGGCGATGCGGACCCGGCCGGCCATCGACCTGGCCCGCGGGGTGCTGATGGCGTCGTTCGGGCTGAGCCCGCAGGACGCCTGGCAGGTGCTGGTCGCGGTCTCACAGCGCACGGACACCCCGCTCCACCGCCTCGCGGACGGCTTGGTGGAGGCCGTCAACGGCGAGTCGCTGCCGGAGCCGCTGCGCCGGGAGGTGGCCGCGGCGGTGGCCCGGCTGGGCTGCAAGGGGGCGGCCGACGCGGGCTGA
- a CDS encoding helix-turn-helix domain-containing protein, translating to MGGVPEPHTGWTFLTNHARVLAAIADDHTARIRDIAAHCRLTERAVQKIIADLEEAGYLSHSREGRGNTYRIEPGKVLRHPAEAGLTVASLLSVLARDEAYRGDRADGEAATVGERR from the coding sequence ATGGGTGGAGTGCCTGAGCCGCATACAGGATGGACGTTTCTGACCAATCACGCCCGCGTGCTGGCCGCCATCGCCGATGACCACACGGCCCGCATCCGGGACATCGCCGCGCACTGCCGGCTGACCGAACGCGCCGTGCAGAAGATCATCGCCGACCTCGAGGAGGCCGGCTATCTGTCCCACAGCCGTGAGGGGCGCGGCAACACGTACCGCATCGAGCCCGGCAAGGTGCTGCGGCACCCGGCCGAGGCGGGGCTCACGGTCGCCTCGCTGCTGTCCGTGCTCGCCCGGGACGAGGCCTACCGCGGGGACAGGGCGGACGGTGAGGCGGCGACGGTGGGCGAGCGTCGTTGA
- a CDS encoding SpoIIE family protein phosphatase encodes MTSESAEPTRPGIGPDASGSAGFVARQRAEPDRSGDPAAVPAVLERAKGALMALTGCSARAAHDELLRRARAGHRTLLEECRLLLAAPADPPPQPGPLPRHPARNADGSPDRVSPSPVSPSPGSPDQESPERGSPGPAAPSPGTPAPTLTPASPGPAVPVVSARDAGGPEDDAGMLERLGVALAGVESPEELARCLLEHLRPEVGADAVMVFARLPEGGLELIGHAGIDSTLAAQWRRVPPLAGIAALDALRTREPRWLEDIEQNAQRYLLIGDPPERWLSRAWLPVVTGDTAEVSIGVLRGRAGPFPPLVRERLRAVARLCAGRLRAFDTRPEPTARGGAAVQAVLDTLPGAAVLLSPLRTATGEIEDYVVEAASPETVDVAGRTGRELVGRRILECWPPLADETLWRGCAHTLATGEPYEGEPYGQRDLVVGTAELSTYRVRAARLDGGLVVSWVRYDPSDRQERRLADVQRLGNLGWANWNLVTEEVTWSAQAFAVLGRDPVQGPVRLADLPGLAVPEDAPVLGHALDELMQAGRRVDAPFRIRTASGVRHLRIVAEAVTDLRGAPVEVHGFLQDLTAQRRAELALVASERAMLTQHGALRAERALAGRLQHALLPLPDKPLHLAGLRVEVAYLPAQSGVQVGGDWFSAIELSDEAALLVVGDVAGHGVGAVATMAQLRFTAKGMVITGSSLTGALGRLNTLLLHSRDAHGMATLMLARYHARGRRLVWAQAGHPPPLLLRDGVARFLERPRGVLLGASAEPSFEEAECVLRPGDRLLLYTDGLVERPGEGIDSGLARLAEAAMVHDRDEPGSLEPLLTALLEGERRDDVCVLDIRVPTERDIPGVG; translated from the coding sequence GTGACGAGCGAGTCCGCCGAGCCCACCCGACCCGGCATCGGGCCCGACGCATCCGGATCGGCCGGGTTCGTCGCCCGGCAGCGCGCCGAGCCGGACCGCTCCGGTGATCCGGCGGCGGTCCCGGCGGTGCTGGAGCGGGCCAAGGGAGCGCTCATGGCGCTCACCGGATGCTCGGCGCGTGCCGCCCACGACGAGCTCCTGCGGCGCGCGCGGGCCGGTCACCGCACCCTGCTCGAGGAGTGCCGGCTCCTTCTCGCCGCGCCGGCGGACCCACCACCGCAGCCGGGCCCCCTCCCCCGCCACCCAGCCCGGAACGCCGACGGCTCCCCCGACCGCGTTTCCCCCTCCCCCGTTTCCCCCTCCCCCGGCTCTCCCGACCAGGAATCACCGGAGCGGGGCTCACCGGGCCCCGCCGCTCCCAGTCCCGGCACGCCCGCCCCCACCCTCACCCCCGCCTCCCCCGGCCCCGCCGTGCCCGTGGTCAGTGCGCGGGATGCCGGGGGGCCGGAGGACGACGCCGGGATGCTGGAACGGCTCGGGGTGGCCCTGGCGGGAGTGGAGTCGCCGGAGGAGCTCGCCCGGTGTCTGCTGGAGCATCTGCGGCCCGAAGTGGGCGCGGACGCCGTGATGGTCTTCGCCCGGCTGCCCGAGGGCGGGCTCGAACTGATCGGACATGCCGGGATCGACAGCACGCTGGCCGCACAATGGCGCCGGGTGCCGCCGCTGGCGGGCATCGCGGCGCTGGACGCGCTGCGCACCCGCGAACCTCGCTGGCTGGAGGACATCGAGCAGAACGCGCAGCGGTATCTGCTGATCGGCGACCCGCCGGAGCGCTGGCTCTCGCGCGCCTGGCTGCCCGTGGTCACCGGCGACACCGCCGAGGTCTCCATCGGCGTACTGCGCGGCCGCGCGGGCCCGTTCCCGCCGCTGGTGCGGGAGCGGCTGCGGGCCGTCGCCCGGCTCTGCGCGGGCCGACTGCGGGCGTTCGACACCCGGCCGGAACCCACCGCCCGCGGCGGCGCCGCCGTACAGGCCGTCCTGGACACCCTTCCCGGCGCGGCCGTGCTGCTCAGCCCGTTGCGCACGGCGACCGGCGAAATCGAGGACTACGTCGTGGAAGCGGCGTCCCCGGAGACCGTCGACGTGGCCGGGCGCACCGGCCGGGAGCTGGTGGGAAGGCGGATTCTGGAGTGCTGGCCGCCGCTGGCGGACGAGACGCTGTGGCGGGGCTGCGCGCACACGCTGGCCACCGGGGAGCCGTACGAGGGTGAGCCGTACGGGCAGCGGGACCTGGTGGTCGGGACGGCGGAGCTGTCGACCTACCGGGTGCGGGCGGCACGGCTGGACGGCGGGCTGGTCGTCAGCTGGGTGCGCTACGACCCGTCGGACCGGCAGGAGCGCCGGCTGGCGGACGTGCAGCGGCTGGGCAACCTGGGGTGGGCGAACTGGAACCTGGTCACCGAGGAGGTCACCTGGTCCGCGCAGGCCTTCGCGGTCCTCGGCCGTGATCCGGTCCAGGGCCCCGTCCGGCTGGCCGACCTGCCCGGCCTGGCCGTGCCCGAGGACGCGCCCGTCCTGGGCCACGCGCTGGACGAGCTGATGCAGGCGGGCCGGCGGGTGGACGCGCCGTTCCGGATCAGGACGGCGAGCGGGGTGCGCCATCTGCGGATCGTCGCCGAGGCGGTCACCGACCTGCGCGGCGCACCCGTGGAGGTGCACGGGTTCCTCCAGGACCTGACCGCCCAGCGCCGCGCCGAGCTGGCCCTGGTGGCCAGCGAGCGCGCGATGCTCACCCAGCACGGGGCGCTGCGCGCCGAGCGGGCGCTGGCGGGGCGGTTGCAGCACGCCCTGCTGCCGCTCCCGGACAAGCCGCTGCACCTGGCCGGGCTGCGGGTGGAGGTGGCGTACCTGCCCGCCCAGTCGGGGGTGCAGGTCGGCGGTGACTGGTTCAGCGCGATCGAACTGTCCGACGAGGCCGCCCTGTTGGTGGTCGGGGACGTGGCCGGACACGGGGTGGGAGCGGTGGCCACCATGGCCCAGCTGCGCTTCACCGCCAAGGGCATGGTGATCACGGGGTCGTCGCTGACCGGCGCGCTGGGCCGGCTCAACACCCTGCTGCTGCACTCGCGCGACGCGCACGGCATGGCGACCTTGATGCTGGCGCGTTATCACGCGCGCGGGCGGCGGCTGGTGTGGGCGCAGGCCGGTCATCCGCCGCCGCTGCTGCTGCGCGACGGCGTGGCCCGGTTCCTTGAGCGGCCGCGTGGCGTCCTGCTGGGGGCGAGCGCCGAGCCGTCGTTCGAGGAGGCGGAGTGCGTGCTGCGGCCCGGTGACCGGCTGCTGCTCTACACCGACGGCCTGGTGGAACGTCCCGGAGAGGGCATCGACAGCGGTCTCGCCCGGCTGGCGGAGGCCGCGATGGTCCATGACCGTGACGAGCCGGGCTCGTTGGAGCCGCTGCTCACGGCGCTGCTGGAGGGCGAGCGCCGTGACGACGTGTGCGTGCTGGACATCCGGGTCCCGACGGAGCGGGACATTCCCGGCGTGGGGTGA
- a CDS encoding MurR/RpiR family transcriptional regulator, translating to MPSPQQARAQASAITSGKIAPEAEAAPTSQLRTLFDRPRLSPGQRRIAQYLIEHITEAAFLSITDLAERVGVSQPSVTRFAAAVGFTGYPALREKLQSIALGTLAGGPAEEDRANELQAAVDAEIENLENLRRDFADPDQVIAIGRELSASTPLTVLGLRISASLAEYFAYAARRIHPDVRLVTRGGSVAYDALLQSRSAGGTWVLAFSLPRHAQETLTAVRVAHDAGLRVALITDLALGPIADEADVTFATGTGSRLVFDSYAAPGVMAAALLQAMTDADPERTHARLESYEQVSDQHQFFLRD from the coding sequence GTGCCATCGCCGCAGCAGGCACGCGCACAGGCATCCGCGATCACCTCGGGGAAGATCGCACCGGAAGCGGAGGCCGCCCCGACTTCCCAGCTCAGGACGCTCTTCGACCGGCCCCGGCTGTCCCCGGGGCAGCGGCGCATCGCGCAGTATCTGATCGAGCACATCACCGAGGCCGCGTTCCTGTCGATCACGGATCTCGCCGAGCGCGTCGGGGTGAGCCAGCCGTCGGTGACCCGGTTCGCGGCGGCGGTCGGCTTCACCGGCTACCCGGCATTGCGCGAGAAGCTCCAGTCGATCGCGCTGGGCACGCTCGCGGGCGGGCCCGCCGAGGAGGACCGCGCCAACGAGCTGCAGGCCGCGGTGGACGCCGAGATCGAGAACCTGGAGAACCTGCGACGCGACTTCGCCGATCCGGACCAGGTCATCGCGATCGGCCGGGAGCTGTCCGCGTCGACGCCGCTGACCGTGCTGGGGCTGCGGATCTCCGCCTCGCTCGCCGAGTACTTCGCGTACGCCGCGCGGCGCATCCACCCGGACGTACGGCTGGTGACCCGGGGCGGCAGCGTCGCCTACGACGCGCTGCTGCAGTCGCGGTCGGCGGGCGGCACGTGGGTGCTGGCGTTCTCGCTGCCCCGGCACGCGCAGGAGACCCTGACCGCGGTGCGCGTGGCCCATGACGCCGGGCTGCGCGTCGCCCTGATCACCGATCTCGCGCTCGGCCCCATCGCCGACGAGGCCGACGTCACCTTCGCCACCGGGACCGGCTCCCGGCTGGTCTTCGACTCCTACGCCGCGCCCGGCGTGATGGCCGCGGCCCTGCTCCAGGCGATGACGGACGCCGACCCGGAGCGGACGCACGCCCGCCTGGAGTCGTACGAGCAGGTCTCCGACCAGCACCAGTTCTTCCTGCGCGACTGA